CAGGCAGTCCTGCCGGCCCAGGCGGTCCTTCAGCACCCGCAGGATGATGCTGTCGCTCACGGGGTAGCCGCTCTCAAAGAAGGGCGCAATGAGCTCGCCCACGGGGGTGCGGCCGGCCACCTGCTCCCGCAGCAGGTCCCCCAGGCAGAGGCTCACCAGCCCGTACTTCTGGGCCAGCAGGGCCGCCTGCAGCCGCTTGCCGCTGCCCGGGGGGCCCAGGAGGATGACGCGGGGCAGGAAGGGCGCCTTGGAGGGCGGGCGGCTCTGCACAAAGCTCAGGGCCTGGGCGAAGACGTCCACGCAGGGCTGGTCGGCATCGATGGCCTTGTGGCTCTTGGCATAGGCCTGGAGGAGGCCGGGCAGGTGGCGGTGGCTCTCCAGCAGGCGGCTGGCGGTGGCTGGCTCCGAGATGCCCTCCGGGGCCACCAGGCGCCTCTGCACCATGAAGTCGATGGGCCAGTCGAAGGTGGCGTGGTAGACCTCGTGCGTGAAGGGGTCCAGCAGCTTGCCGAGGTTCCGCTCCACCAGGACGGTGTCGGGCGCATAGAGCATGATGACGTGGCGTGGGGCGATGCCCCTTCCCTGCAGCAGCAGGGCCTGGTCCCTGGTCTCCGGGAAGCCGTCCAGCACCCAGCCCATGTCCACGCAGTCGTCGGCAGACAAGCGCTCCTCCAGGAGGGAGGCCCACAGCTCATCCGAAAGGGGCTcctgctgggccaggcaggcCAGGACCTCCCGGGACTTCTTCAGCTTCCGGTCGTGCATGAGGTCCTGCGGGCAAAGGTAGGTTGCACTGAGGTGCTTGCAGAGCCAGCGGGAGATGGTGGTCTTGCCGGAGGCGGGCGGCCCCAGCATGAAGACCCGGGGAACCTCGTCGCTGTCCTTCTGCAGGTGCCCAATCAGGAAATCCACGGGGTCCTGGGGGCGGTAGATGAGCAGCGCTTCCATGAGGGCCTGCATGAGCTCGAAGATGCGGTGCCTCTCCGCGTAGAGGGCCATTTCTGGAGGGATCTGGTGCGGAGCGCTGGTGACATCCATCTTGGCCGGCCTGAGTCCGATTCTGAAACTCAACGCGCATTCCGCGGTTCCTCAGCAGCACTTGGTGACATCACAGTCCTCGGAAGCAGCACGTGGAATGGACGTGCCCttggcatcaccccccccccccggtcctggAACCGTCGGCCCTCCAGGAAAACAAAGGAGCGGACTCTGCTCTTATCCACTGAATAACACAGCTCTCCACCAagcgggctccccccccccaagtcccagcTGAGGGGCTGGTCACGACCAGGAAAGCCCCTCACGGCTTGGGAGCCCCAGATCTGAGGGTGCGGGTCCCTCACTGTGCCCCTGTGGTTATTCTGCCACAGCCGGCCAATGGGCCCCCTGGTGAGGgggagggctgatcctgcactgagcagggggtgggactaggaggccggtttggccccttcccactccatggCTCTGGGGAGCGGGAAAAGGGATCTGGGGTTTGCCCATTGGCTTTGAGCTGGGGAGGCTGCCTGGAAGACACGGCCACAGGAGCCACCTTATAATGAATTGGGCCTGTTGTTGTCACCTTATAATGAATCGGGGCCCCATCGGGGCTGTTCTTGTCCATTCAGATGGGCtctccagcagctctccagggtctcaggcagaggtctttcccatcccccccccctgcccggtTTAACTGGAGAAGCCGCGGATTGACCCTGGGCCCTTGCACATGAGCAGTAGCGGCTCTGACACTGAGCCAGAGTCCCGCCACAGGTTTGGTTCCCAATCTCTCTCTGCTGACCATTCCCACCGGGATGTTAGGACACCTGGCTTGccatttaaactacaagtacaacgatatagactggatatcaggaaaaaaatgttcacagtcagagtagttcagcagtggaataggctgcctaaggaggtggtgagctccccctcactggcagtcttcaagcaaaggctggatacacacttttcttggatgctttaggatgcttagggctgatcctgcgttgagcagggggttggactagatggcctgtaggccccttcccactctgtgattctgtgattcctttcTGGACCCTCGGCATAAACGGTGGCCCTTCCACAAATAGGCCAAAAGGGCAGGGGCCTGGAAAGCAGACCCTGCCCCATACACAAGCAGCCTGCACACCCTCCTGGCCAGCCCAGTCCGGCCACATTCCTGGCTGCTGCCCGACCCACTCAGGCAGATCCTCCGAGAGATGCCTGCTCCcctggcctccccccaccccgcctggGGCTccgctgcttccttccctcctgctgctgcaccGGACAGGCACGATCCTTCCCCCAGCACCCCGAAGGAGCTGCTCCTGCCGCTCACCTGGCTCCAAGGCACCCTTGGGGGGCTCCCAGGTGCTCTCAGTGGCATTCCAGTCCGGTGCCTCCCGGGTCACTGGAGGAATCCTGGATCCAAGGAGGTCTGGGAAGAgaatggggggaggaaaggaatctGTGGGAGGCAGAGCCCTGGGCAGGcgggaaacacccccccccccggtgtccgTCCTCAGGGACCCCAAAGCACAAGGCCCCTCCCTTGCCCACGCAGCTCTCGTTCTGCCTCTCGCCAGGGGTAAAGGTGGCCCAGAAGGCCCCGTGGCAGAGCCAGCCCCCTTGGAAAGCGAGAGGGGCACACCGAACACTCCCAGCCATGGCCCCCCCCCGCACTCCGTCTCATGACTTCGTCCTGCGGTGGCCtcactaacctcccccccccatccagagaGCGAGGCCCCAGTTAATAGCTGGCGCTTCTCACCCCTTGCCCAGCTTGGCTGCCCCAGCTGCCCGAGGGACGCTGGCTGAGTGGCGTGGCATGGGGCAGAGAGCCCTCCCTGGGCCCCACTGAGCTGGAGGCCTTCTGGCCAGCCTGCAGTCCCCATTCCTGGACAAGGTGCTGGAGGGGGTCGCGGCTTCTCCACCGCGGGGTCCTGGAAGAGGCTGCTCCGggttcaggtggggcctggggtggagcctgcaccGGGTGCCGGGGCTCCACACTGGGACCGAGGGTCGCTGTCTGACCACCGTCTGAGCCTCACCTGAGGTGGTCGGTGGTGGGATTCCTGCCCTGCTCATCTAACTCCTAACTCCTAGTCCTACTGCAGTGCACTCTttgtggggctacccttgaagaatgtTCAGAAAGTGCAGCTCGTGCAAAATGCTGGGGCTAGACTGCTGGTCAGGACCAGCTAACAGGAGCATGTGATTACAGTGGTGACCAATCTGCACCCCAGCCCAATTCAAGGTGGCATTTTTGTGCTTTGAAGCCCTACAGGTTGGAGTCTCCGGAGGACTCTTCTCCCACCCGCTCTGGCCTGGGAATTAAGGCCACAAGACTGTTCCACCAATCAAAGCAGCGACACCAGAGAGGGCCCAGCATTATTTTGGGGCTGCCTCTCTGCTGCTCTGCAGGATCCCGCTGATCTCGGTTTTATTCAGGGCAGCATTTGCCTGGCTCAGTTCTTATCTGTTGGCAGCCTAGGTGGAGTTTAGAAATCTAAACTGTGGCCCTTAATGTGCTTCTGTGATGGGGGTTTGAGTCATATTGCTTCTACactagtttggtgtcgtggttaggagtgaggacttctaatctggcatgccaggttcgattctgccaacccccacatgcagccagctgggctccccacggcactgataaaactattctgaccaggcagtaatatcagggctctctcagcctcacccaccccacagggtgtctgttgtggggagagaaaagagaaggtgactgtaagcccctttgagcttctggtagagaaaagcagcatataagaaccaactcctcctcctcctcctctcctcctcctcctcctcctcctcctcttccacttcctCTTCTTGCATGTTTTGGATCACCGTTCTGCCATGAGCCACCTTGAGTTCTGCAGAGGAGGCTGGAGCATGCCTCAAGTCAAGGAAAAGGCCTGCGGGCCTCGTCTGAGTTCTGCCTgcagcagcaggggctcctgcccccccccctgcatgggttAGCAGCCATCCCTTGTTTGGCAGGAGGGAGGCCATGATTCTGGGTCCCCTCCTGGATTTCTCCCTAGGGCCAGGCATTCACAAAGAGCCCCCCTGCTTGAAGGTCAGCCCCCCGCAAGTCCTCTGCCCGGGCAGATCTCCTTACCAGGAGCCTCTCGCAGTTTGCCGGCCAACTCAGCGATTCCAACCCGGAGGCCCggcaggagagggaggggccGGCCTGGGCCGCTGCCGTTGGGTGCCAGTCCGACTTCCTTGCCCATGCCAGCCGTCAGGTCAATGTCGATCTTGAACTCCAACTCTCTGCTGTCCTCCCCTGCGACGGCGGGCACAGCCAGCCCCTTCCTGATGAGCCTGGGCCAGAGTGTCAAGGGGGGCTGGGCTGTGGGGCTGGAGGCCAGGAGGTGGGGCTCAGCAGGCCCTGGAGAGCCCTCCCAAGTCCATCCCCCTGGGCCAGaaggaagctcttctgccaggccgggGCCCAACCAGCCAGACCCGCCCAGGGCTTCTGCCCAGAGGCGACTGCCCGGCgcctgggagtgggcagggggcAATCCGGGGTCTGCGGTGGCCCCCCTCGGCCCCTCGCCCACCGGGCCCTTCCCCTGACTCCGCACCTTGATCTTAAAATTCAGCCCCAGGTTGAGGGACAGGGCTGGGGCTTCACTGCGGGGGGAGAGTGTCATGGGGGTCAccggcagggctggggaggggctgcTGAGGCTCTGGGGCTCAGGACTGGAGCCATTGTCGGAGGGAGCTGGGAGGCGGAGCGCAGCGAGGGGCGTCCTGGAGCTCAGGGAGGGCAGGCCCACGAGGACGAAGAAAACCCACATTGGTCCCTCTTTCCACATCCGGCAGCCACAGTCGGGAAgcacctggggaggggaaggaagagggtcAGGGGAGGCTGCCATTCAGCCTGACCCCTGCCAATCACAGGTTAAgtagccattcattcattcattcattcattcattcagtttagaTACCGCCCCTCACCGTGATGTCTCACATAGAAACGGTGGGAACATTTGCAACAATATGAATAtgaatttaaaacatttgcaacaatatgaatttttaaaactttagTTTTATAGTTTTCCCcctggcggaggggagggggcgggggctgcACCGGCCCGCAGGGGTGTCCCCGGTTCTTGGCGCCTTCATTCTGAGTGGCTCAAACTGGCCTTCAAGGCCATTCCCTGACCCCAGGGGGGAGGGGCCTGTCGCTCAGGAGGAAACACTCTGCACATGGACAGAACTGCCTTCGTCTTGCAGGGAGGAAGCCAGACATTCTGAGGGGCCTCCGTGACCGAAATCCATCTGCCTGTGACCATCTGCTCCAGAAAGAAACATCTCacagtctccctctccccccccccgcacccaacacccccccccctggccactaTTAAATGCTCTTTGCACACTAGCTTAGAAGCACTGACAGGATGGCGGCagctcagactccccccccccccagtccagagCCACAGGCCTCCCTCGTCCCAGTTGCTGGGAGCACAGCATGTGGGGGTGggcgtggggtggggagggggtggcagccgTCCTGCTGGGGCTGGGGGCTTCCTGGAGGCAGCTGGTTGGCTGCTGGCTGAGCCCCCTGCAGGCTGGTGTCCTCGGGAGGTGCCTGTGCAGGGCCAGCTGCAGACACCTCTGCACTAGAATAGGCCCAtggacgggggcggggggggggttgggatgcTCACGGTGCTTCTGCACGCTGCGGTGAGGTGGCTGCAGGGgagggcatgctgccccatgcATTCCAAAGGGACCCTTCCCAGCAACACAGGAGCAAGAGGctgctggagggggaggaggaggaaaaggaggactcCTGG
Above is a window of Paroedura picta isolate Pp20150507F chromosome 5, Ppicta_v3.0, whole genome shotgun sequence DNA encoding:
- the LOC143838764 gene encoding adenylate kinase 8-like isoform X1 — protein: MDVTSAPHQIPPEMALYAERHRIFELMQALMEALLIYRPQDPVDFLIGHLQKDSDEVPRVFMLGPPASGKTTISRWLCKHLSATYLCPQDLMHDRKLKKSREVLACLAQQEPLSDELWASLLEERLSADDCVDMGWVLDGFPETRDQALLLQGRGIAPRHVIMLYAPDTVLVERNLGKLLDPFTHEVYHATFDWPIDFMVQRRLVAPEGISEPATASRLLESHRHLPGLLQAYAKSHKAIDADQPCVDVFAQALSFVQSRPPSKAPFLPRVILLGPPGSGKRLQAALLAQKYGLVSLCLGDLLREQVAGRTPVGELIAPFFESGYPVSDSIILRVLKDRLGRQDCLSRGWVLHGYPRDIDQAALMKHTGFEPNRVFFLSLPTEVALQRLCQWATDPVSGERHHSLFKPPADPEVNQRLRRNPKDRPERVEVKADLYHQQVRELEEFYEDGIPVNADQDPYTIFEHIESSLVKSLPARGP
- the LOC143838764 gene encoding adenylate kinase 8-like isoform X2; its protein translation is MDVTSAPHQIPPEMALYAERHRIFELMQALMEALLIYRPQDPVDFLIGHLQKDSDEVPRVFMLGPPASGKTTISRWLCKHLSATYLCPQDLMHDRKLKKSREVLACLAQQEPLSDELWASLLEERLSADDCVDMGWVLDGFPETRDQALLLQGRGIAPRHVIMLYAPDTVLVERNLGKLLDPFTHEVYHATFDWPIDFMVQRRLVAPEGISEPATASRLLESHRHLPGLLQAYAKSHKAIDADQPCVDVFAQALSFVQSRPPSKAPFLPRVILLGDLLREQVAGRTPVGELIAPFFESGYPVSDSIILRVLKDRLGRQDCLSRGWVLHGYPRDIDQAALMKHTGFEPNRVFFLSLPTEVALQRLCQWATDPVSGERHHSLFKPPADPEVNQRLRRNPKDRPERVEVKADLYHQQVRELEEFYEDGIPVNADQDPYTIFEHIESSLVKSLPARGP